From the genome of Halorussus caseinilyticus, one region includes:
- a CDS encoding LiaF transmembrane domain-containing protein: MATETKSRNLGRRPASQTIFGALVVLIGVLLLLDTTGVFDTGALLTYVPSLFVLVALYAMVASEFRNVAGPLVVALLAGGSQLVALGVVEFADLAPLWPVFVIAFGLSVVLARYRARAHTVPDDYVSALALFGGSEKRSTSKSFAGADLTALFGGAELDLRDTELTDRPAQVSATALFGGIDVVVPRDWNVRVDVLPVFGAAEDDRPRREEESEDVDLVVTGFVAFGGISVTD; this comes from the coding sequence ATGGCTACAGAAACCAAATCCCGAAACCTCGGTCGCAGACCCGCAAGCCAGACCATCTTCGGCGCGCTCGTCGTTCTCATCGGCGTCTTGCTCCTGTTGGACACGACCGGCGTGTTCGACACCGGCGCTCTGCTGACCTACGTCCCGTCGCTGTTCGTTCTCGTCGCGCTGTACGCGATGGTCGCCAGCGAGTTCCGGAACGTCGCCGGACCGCTCGTCGTCGCCCTGCTCGCGGGCGGGTCCCAACTCGTCGCGCTCGGCGTCGTCGAGTTCGCGGACCTCGCCCCGCTCTGGCCGGTGTTCGTCATCGCGTTCGGTCTCTCGGTCGTGCTGGCGCGCTACCGCGCTCGCGCCCACACGGTCCCCGACGACTACGTGTCGGCGCTGGCGCTCTTCGGCGGGAGCGAGAAGCGTTCGACCTCGAAATCCTTCGCGGGGGCCGACCTCACCGCCCTCTTCGGCGGCGCGGAACTCGACCTGCGTGACACCGAACTCACCGACAGACCGGCGCAGGTGTCGGCGACGGCCCTCTTCGGCGGCATCGACGTGGTGGTGCCCCGCGACTGGAACGTCCGGGTGGACGTGCTTCCGGTCTTCGGCGCGGCCGAGGACGACCGACCCCGCCGCGAGGAGGAGAGCGAGGACGTGGACCTCGTGGTGACGGGGTTCGTCGCCTTCGGCGGAATCAGCGTGACGGACTGA